Sequence from the Lepisosteus oculatus isolate fLepOcu1 chromosome 13, fLepOcu1.hap2, whole genome shotgun sequence genome:
actctttgcccaagaatatcagagagtcaccttctctaaactccttcaaatccagacacaAAACCTCCTTCTTTAGAAaaacctttactgaactggttccattcttcacccctctgctcctactttacttagtaccaccatccacggtctcctctgtgtattgtaactGTGTTTTaccttgtgtattcttttaatttgttgttgttgtcattctgtaaagcactttgagaagccacctttaaaggcgctacagaaaataaaagtttattattatatcatcATTAACGCAGGAGCATTGCAGCACTAATTAGGATCAGATCTGTATCGAACAggtaaataaataatgcaagGAGCCAAGGGGATATGCAGCTCCAGTCCTGGTGCTTTCAGTCCCCTGTGGACTTGCCAACCTCACAGAGCTCTGTTTCTCAGGCCAAAGGCCGGTGTCCCTGAGGAGCTCCCTCAGAGGCCTGCTGATGAGCTGTGGGCGAGTCACGAGTCTCCGGCTGCACTGAAGGAAGCGTGCAGGCAGCACACTCCCCTCCCCTACCTCCCTCACACTGCCAGGGCGTGTCCTGCCCGGTCACGCAACGCGCTCTCGTGTCGTGTCTTGAGATTTTTACTGGGAAGAGCGTGGAGGATTGGTAGTGTCCTAAGCTATTACTATAGAACAAAGTCCTAATGCCTCCTGATGTTCTGACAACATAGCAAAGCTTTGCTAATGCAGGTGAAACGTGCTGTaaattatatgtactgtaacaacACAGTAAATGGAGCAGAAATACTgatacagaaatacagaaaatgcTAGGCATTTCTCTGCACTTCCCTTTTAGTATTGAAATCTGCCAGTGGGCTAACAAATTAATTAAcaaattgaaagtgtgtttatATTTCAACATTTCTCCCTATAGGAATCGAAAATCTGTTGAATTCAGCAGCACACCTGTTTACACAAACAGAAACCAGGGAGTACGCATTCCCAGACTTAAATTACCTTGAATGTCTGAGCCAGCAGAGGGTTAGCAAACACTTCCCCCTGTTTTGGTGCTTTGCTGTTTAAGAGGAAATTCTCTGCGAGTTTTTTTCCAGCACTCTCCAAAGTCTTTGCCCATTTTTCCCAGTGGTGGGCTGTGATTTCGGCCACAGGGAAGCCCCTTTCAGCAAGGTCAATGGCGGGTTGGAGAATGTCACCCAGAGAGAGCTGCAACACAGCGAGCTTTAATCAATCACTGgcaaacacacagttcaacacaAGCACGCACAACAGCTGGCTGTACTATACACCAGCTCACTGCCTTCCAGGCTATTGACTCAGGTTTGATTCCAATTTGAAAACATGCCCCCCGGGGTACTGTACTATGTTTTTATCATGACTACCCTTAATTATTATAAGATTTGTAAGGCTAACTATtgagctctgttgaaaagaatcttgTCTGGCTCCCACATTCAACGCCTGGTGAAAATATTCACCTGGTAAGCTGCAGCAAAACTGTTCACATAACAACATCAAACGGGCTTTTTGGCTGATTTTTATGGCCAAACCTAGGGGGCTGAGATGTTCAGCGAAAAGCAGATCAGGCCTGGATTCAGAGCGTAACTGAGCAGATGAACTGGACAAAGACAAGTCTGAAAGGACGTCCCCTGCTGGGGAACACCCTGTAAACGCTGAACACGGTCCGTGACATACAAACGAAATTCCTGAACTAGTGCCGCTGTTGGGGAGAGGAAAACGTTGAGGGGCTGAAAGCCTGGTGCCGGTGCTGTGAACAACACAACTAAGGCTGATGCCGCGGGCTGGCTTGGGAGTTTCACCAGCTACGAGGAAAGAGGGTGCACTGTCGGTCGGTGGGGAGCCTAGGAGACCACCGCAGGCACCCCGGTCGGAGGGCTCTTACTGACACCAAACATAAGGAAAAATGTTATTCGCCGGGGATGGATGACGAGGAACAACAAACAGGGAACACCAGCTCGCCTCCCCTCAGCACGGGAAATCCTGCACACTGCGATAAATTTAAAAGCCCACTTAATAGCCTTACATGGTCAGGTCAAggcttaatataaaaaaactctGCTCTGTTGTGAAGTCTAAACACACAGGCCTGGCACTGGGGAATAGGCAGGGCCTTCCTGAATTTAATCTAACACTCATTCCAtgcgtaataataataataatcatacttTCTGGTCCCACAGTCACAGTTTATTCTGAGACCTGTATGAAGCCAAGTGCACTTTACAGAAAAACATATCCTTTTCTATCAATTTCTatcaattatttattgttgcgGATTAACAACGGGATGATACAGTATTTCTCGGTTGCTACAGTTTCAGCCCAGATTCCCTACAGAATGTCTTCAGTTACAAGTTCCgttaagtttttatttatctGAGGATGCAACCTTCCAGCTGAAATCACATTCCTCTTTGCTGCGAGGTTCAGAATTCCCGGCTCAAATATCAGTGCCGGCAGTTCCAATATTGAGCCTTTAGTGAAAAACATATATGATAAAGCggtaacagaaaataaatgctcGACACCATTAACAAGTTTAATTACATCTGTGTCGCTGTTCTTAAATTTGGGCAGTCCCATTTAGCAAATtacaattataaaacaaaacaatcaagaGTTTTAATCGTTGAATACCATTTTTATGGAATATAGCAACGGACCTTGATATTCAATAACATGATTCTTTACATCTCAGTGTGTATTGTTACCGATTTCACCATGAAATCTCCTCTGACTGACTTGTATTGGGCCCTAGTGAAGCCTAGAGTGAAGTGCTAGCGTACAGAACCCTCACTCGTCCTCGCTGAGCTGCCGTGAAGACTCCTAGTGAACACGGGGAGCCGATGCTCGCTGGCACGACTGCAGCCAGTTTGTCAGAGGGCTCTGCGCGCCGCACACAGCAGCTGCTGCGCGGCTGTGTCGGTTCCCTCTCACCACAGGGTGTGACCCTGCCGCTTGTTAATTAGAAAGCTGCTCTTTAATTGAGGAAGTAAACTAATAGCGAAAGGAGAGACGCCAGGTGTGGGTACCTTCCTGCTGCCGAAGTCCTGCACGGCGTCGCACCAGCCGGCCGCCGCCCCTGGCACGGTGACCCGCAGGGCGTGAAAGGGGGAAGGCGGGCTGCTCTCGCTGAAACCCAGCCGCTCCAGGGCGTCCAGGCTCAGCGCCCTCGGGGACCTGCCACTGGGAACAGAGCGGACAGCCGTCAGCAGGGGCTGCGGGCAGGCCACGCCCGAGGGCTCCACGCTTCCCTTCTCGCCTTCCGTGGGGTGAAACAGGCCTTTTACAAAAACCCAAACGCCTGTCTTTGAAATGAGCTGTGCACCTCCgatattatttttgtgttccAAGCCACTGTAGGCTTCGTCCGAGCAGGGAGATGCGTCTGCGTGTGCAGGCTGCAGAAGAgcaagtgaaggtttattccctgctgaaaagagaagaaaggagacgcaacgtttcggccgtggagccttcttcagccttcacacacctaaagaaggctccacatccgaaacattgtgtttcttttcttttcctttcagcatggaataaacctctatcTGATCCATCGTAGAACTGGCTTCTTGTTTTAGGGAATGTCCCTCACAAAGTGTGTCTGAGCAGCCCAGAGGAGGGTAAGACAAAGTTCGTTGTGCATGTACGCAACAGGAAAGCAGAAGAAGTATTAAAAGATAAGGAAAACAGATTAAGAATACCAACAGAAGTCAATTTTAGTTGAGACTGGTACAAACACCCTTACAGATCCCATTACGTGTTAAGATGTAACTAGAAAAAGCCGTAAAAACCTTCTTCCAGAGTCGTTGGgagctgaattaaaaaaaaacagcaccatAAAAGTACAATTCACGCCAACAGATAACACCAGTGCTGTGGTCTAAAACTAGACCATGATAAGGGTGAATGAGAGAGCCTTACAGGGAACTGAGTTCCCTAAGTGGAATGActttgtaatgtacagtaaccaCCGCAACAAAGAGACTTAAAAAGGATTAAAGaatttatgtaggtttttgttgAATGCTTTGTTAAACAGTGGGATACAAAAAACGGTCGGAATCCAATATATCACTAATTGCTCTTACTCCCTTTGGTAAGTCTGTACCCCAAAACGACTGCGCGCTGCGTAAGCTGGCGGACGCGGACAGCGCCTCCGAACCCGGGCCCTGGTCTCACCTGCCGTTCAGGCCCCGGACCTCCCGGGTCTTGGCGTCGTAGAAGAGGCAGAAGCAGTCTCCTCCCACGCCGGTACTGCAGGGCTCGGTGACGGCCAGGGCTGCCGCCACCGCCACGGCCGCGTCGGCTGCGTTACCccctttctttaaaatatctgcgggggggggggggggggggtcaacACGTCAGGCACCCCCGGCCGCCACAGCAGGCCGAGAGCAGAACCAGCGGGTTAGCAACGGCCTCGACGACAGAGACGGACACGACGGGGACTGGCGTCCAGACCGCGGAGCGGGACACGCTCTCGACAGCACCGTGATTGTGTAGGAGGTAGGAGTGGGACACAAGCGCTGGGACAGCAGAACTTCAATCCATTCAGCTGCCAACGGAGTAGCAGCACAACTGAAAAGCAACAGCAGAACGCGATCCGTCCTGCTGACGGCGCACCAGAGCTTCACTCTGTGCTCTCTAGCAGTGCACCTATAAAACACCCAAACCACAGCCCCGCAGTAAGTGACGCGGCCCTGCAGGGGGCGACAGTGGAGGGGCAGGCGCTGCTGCCTCATCGGACCCGGGTTCCCCGGTGAAGTGTTGTCTCCATGTGAGAGTGCGTGTGCTCCAAAGAGGGCTGGTGTCCCATCAGGGTGTTGGACCCTGGCCCATCACAACAAAGATCAGGAAAAAGAAGGTGAGAAACCAAAGATTCATGTTTTGGGCATAACAGCATCTATTTTCTAATCTACCATTACTACCATTtgtatagtaataataattaatgataaatgtttacacttgtatagcgcttttctggacactccactcaaagcactttgctggtaatggggatcccctccaccaccaccagtgtgcagccccacctggatgatgctccagtgctctcccacacaccagctctcggtggggaggagagcagagtgatgaagccagttcagagagggggttattaggaggccatgactggtaaaggccaggggggaatttggccaggacaccggggttacactcctactctaGTATGTAGAATTTATGTGTTACGTTTACAAATATCATACCAGAGCACACAATTTATTCAGCCAAGTAATAGAACCTGGAGTCTAACTTCCCCTCAGTGTTTCAGTCAGGAGCAGGTAACTTTCACATCTACCTGAAGTGTTTGAACACGTGTTCCTGTTACAACCCCCTGCTCAGTTTTGCACACGCCCATCCATCtagtcattttttaaaccactttatccagttcaggatcGTCAGAGACCCGGGAGACTATCCCGAGGAAGCAACGAGCACGaggcagggtataccctggacaggacaccagtcctaaactgggcacacacacacttacgccagggccaattttcccagaagccaattaatctaccagcatgGGTCTGGACCGAGAATatggggagagcatacaaacggcacacagacagcaccccaggaactgaacccagggccccagcgttgCAAAGCCGCGCTGCGAAACCCTGTGCTGCCCAGCTCCATTAAAGGCTCTTTCATTTTCTGCCATTTCTTCAACCTTTATGCTCACAGAGCCCCAGTGGAATTCGGGAATACTGAATGGTTTCTTTTTCACCATCCCAGACGTCTCCCACCCTCCATTTACCTCCTCCTAATAGTGACGACTGAACACTTACCAACACCAACAAGAGAGGCTAAGGGCTGGCTTGAAGCTACACAGCCGTTTAAGCAAACAACAGGTGACCGGCGAGAAGAGAAAGTCATTTGGGGCAGCATTTCTCCCTAGAAAGATGAGATGTAAATGCATATCGCATGGTCTCACTACCTGCTCCCTCAACAGACCACGACTCCGGAGTTTGACAATGTACTTCTGGACTTGTGGAACGTGCACAAAATAGTACACTTTTATAactcctgttatttttttaaaatgccaagGCCAGGGAAgaggattttaaaacaaaagatgtTTGCATATTGGTAACTACACTGATACACGTATCCTCCAACACAGCTCCTCCGTGCAGCTCTGTggcagtaatgtacagtaccgtACCAAACGCGCAAACACCAGAATTCACTGTTATAGACAGTCTGAAGACAAAATCCGGGACAGATTGGTTCAGTGTCTTGTGACACGAAAATTTGAACCCGAATGCAGAAAGTGTACTTCATTATACCGagactttaaataaaattaagcaGCCCGTAATAAAAGTTAATCGGCAACGAACGCAAAAGCATATTGATATTGTGATTTAAATTCACCGGACGTCCCAGTGTGATTAAAATCGGATTTGGGGTAACTACAACCGTCTCACAGGACATTAATCCACTACGACAAGCTGCTCAAATGTTAATCAAAACATATCTGTTTTACCGAGAGTTCAAACTGTGCAGCACCACTACCAGCCTTGCAAGGGATCTTGGGATACATCGACACGCAAGTTCGAATTCCAGTGACATGCGCAGTGCGCATCGCCAGTGAGGGCCATGAACGGAAAAAAATCACCCCCTGTGTTTAAAACGTGCGAAATTAACCTCAGCATTCAACAAGAAAAACATGTAGTACGTCTCCCATAGAAAATATTCCTGAAAGATAAACGCTtctccattttttaaaagtgatacAAAATTTGCATAATTTCGttttttactatactgtatttttttaaaaaaacgcaCATATATGCATAACCTTTGAGATAGAACCGCACAAATATTGGACCCAAAGActattgcataaatatttagACTGGAGGTTTCCAAACCTGTAGGAAGAGAAACCAGAAATCTGAACTGAAAGAAATTTTAACACAGTACATGACTGTACAGGTTTCTGTGTGAATGGCCTGGACCGGTTAAGGagcatgtgtgtttgtgtttccttTGCATATATGAGGGATATTTACATAATACCTCATAACTTCATGATGTATAGGTGTTAACCCTCCTGTAAGCAGAACGCAGACTTTCTGTAACATGTCCAGGGTCAGAGTAGGAGTCTGTAGCTCCAGAGGAACGAGTGCAGGTTAATTCCACTCAGAAAAGCAGACGAAAGAAACGCAAAGCTTCAGCTGCTGAGTCTTCTTTACGTGTGAGTGGCCTGATGGGGGCTCGACAGCCCAGAAGTGATTCTTCTTTCTActtacctgggtgggagaccttctgggaaagctaaggttgctgctggaggaggtgttagtggggccagtacaCCAACACACTGGCTTTGCTCCCTGCTCAGagtctataataataataataataataataataataataataataataataattgcctacacttatatagcgctcttctggacactcctctcaaagcacgttacaggtcatggggatcccctccaccaccaccagtgtgcagccccacctggatgatacaacagctgccacagtgcgccagaacgctccccacttacacttatattctggacactcaaagcgctttacaggtcatggggatccccctccaccaccaccagtgtgcagccccacctggatgatacaccagtgctctcacacacaccagctctcagtggggaggagggcagagtgatgaagccagttcatagatggggattattaggagcccctgattggtaagggccaatgggaaatttggccaggacgctggggttacacccctactcttttcgagaataatggccacagagagtcaggacctcggttttacgtctcggcgcttgtttacagtatagtgtccccctcactatactggggtattaggacccacatggaccacagggtgagcaccccctataGCCAGTGTCAACTCCAAGGTGAGCCATTCGTGAACAAAAACATCAACCACAATAGTAACGCTACTCAAAAACTACACTTTTAGAAGGCACTTTCATTGTCAGCAAAGACCTCCCAGTACAAAAGCTCAAAAACAATTCTCAGCAAGTAATACTCACATCAACTGTACAATCTTAAAAATCAGCATGTCCATCACAGGAATGGTGTTCGTTTGACACACTGCTGGGCTTTGCCTGAAAGGTGCTCTTGTGTTTTGGGGGACAGCTGAACAGAGTGTACCTGTAGCAGGTTAATAGGTAAGGGAGAAATACTTTAGGGGGGGGATCAGGCCAGCAATTCTGAAAACCAAGGGGTTCAAGATAGAGATCATTGTGAAATCAGTACACTGCTGTGGAACCAGTGTGTGCTCCACAGCACTACAGCATTGTGGAAAACTGCAGGCAGGACATCTCATCAGTGAGGACTGTCTCTGGTCCCGAAAACACACTACCTTCTTCTGTCTTTTTAGTAAGGACACGATCTGAGATGAGATTGTTTAACTCAGAGCATGGTCTATGGAACGTGGACAGCCATTTGAGTCATTTGAGTTTTAGTTAACAGAAGCTTTCTGCCAGTTAAAACCATTACCAAGTAATAGTAAATATATTGACATTTATTAAAGGAATGGGGCAGTTAAGATATTGAGATACAACAATTACTGAAGTGTTAATGCAACAGTCCTGTATTTCACATGGAGTCATAACTCTTAGAAAGGCAAATAACAGAGATACAGTGCTAAGTCATAAAGCATCGGAGGTACAAGATGGGTGGCTCACATTAAgaaatcagactccactgatgACAGTTAATTGATCGATCGATTGATGAATTCGACACACACAAAGGGAGCTGTAGCAGAGGAAAGGTGAGCTGCAGTGTTCAATAACCCAGAGCTTGTGAGGTTATCTTGAAAATTTAGTAGAATATTAACCGAGGCAGATGGTTGTCATAGCACATGCAACTGCTATAAATCGAATTTAAGGTCGGTTGCAGTGACATCATGGGCATCAAAGTCTATAAATACATCTTCAAACCCTGAAGCCTTGAAGTGTGAAGTCAGGTCTGGGAGAATATCTCCACATCCAGAGTCTGGATTTTGTGCACAAAGGTGGAAGACGTTTAAAATCTTTCGGACTGTGTGCTTGGTTTTTGCAGGAGCCATGTGTTCTGGGAGTTTCGCTAAATGCCTCGGCATCACCCTCATCCCTCTGGCCATCCTATGTACCCTCGCAAATATCCTgctgtttttcccaggaggaaaAACAGTGGAGAACAACAACCAGATCTCTGAAGAGGTGTGGTATTTCGGAGGGATACTCGGATCAGGAGTTTTGGTAAGTGGGATaagagggaagagagagaaaagggTTTGTATCTAGTAATTACAACATGTTTAGCCATGTATTTTAAGCCTTAATAAATGGAATCCTTCTTTTTACAATTTTCCTTCTGTCTGGAAGGAAACATTGTGATCTCCAGTCAAATCCTGTTCTATGGGTACCTTTCTGTATCAACTGGAAAGTTTGATCCCGACAGTGTCAGGAGAGCTCTGACTGAACGGATTTCCACACAGCTGTCCGACTGCTCTGTAACACAATTTTAACTACGGAATGAAATCTGAAACAAAGAACAACCACAAGCATGGTGTATTTGTTACATTTCACAATTACTCTGCACCTAAGGCTTGATTCCATGGTCTTCCTGTGTATTACAGGTCAGAATGTCAAAAATAACTTTCACAAAATGAGGAGAAATTGTACTGACTAATTCGAATTTAGCCTACTCTTTCTATTTAAAGTTTAAAGGTGAGTCCTAAAACACATCTATAAGTAGAAGAAAACAAACCTGGATCAATTTAGAAGCTGGCAATTTTCAGAAGCACTTTCCTAATCCCAGTGGTTGTGGATGAGCAGACAAGGAGAAGTAAAAACCACAAATGACCTATAGCTGCCGCACACGCAGTATACCTGTAGGAGTAGATTTCTGTCTGACGGTTTGTCTTAACCTGAAAAAAGTGTGCTTCGGCAGCTAAGCATTGCTGAGCCAAGTAGGGCCAGTTTAAGATTTGGTTTGGATTCCAGAATGTCGGAGAACAAACATTTAGGAATTTTCAGGAGTGGGGGTTCAAGACTTTTCAGCTCTGTCCCGGAGGAATAGAAGGGGTTGAATTGGGGGGATTGCAGTGGGCCTTTTTATCTCTCCAGACGTGGATTTTTGATTGTTTGTTCCCAATCCAGGGTGAAAGAAGAAGAGTGAGCACTCAAGCTGAGTGGGGGATTTAATGGCAGTTAAGCCACAAgacagacaggagccccagGCTGTGCCTCTGAAACACAGCCTCGGCTCAAAGGCAGGGGAGTCGCAGCGATGGCGGTGGCAGAAGTCTGGAACGCATCTCAAGCCCTTCATCTTTGTGCAAACGTGTTTCTGACCCCTGTTTATTTAAACTGGGTTTCAGAGGAAGGGAGAAGCTCCATTTCTCTTTGCTCACCGCTTAATGCCCCTTAATATTGGGAACTCAATTAAAACAtgtgaaaaattgaaaatgttttagagTCTGCGGGAGTGGGTTGGAGTGGACTGGGGTGTGGGCCGTAAAAAGGAATGAAAAGGGGGGACTCCGGCCGAGCTCCGAGGCCTGGCGCGGTGACAtcgcctctctcctctccagaTGATCTTCCCGGCCCTGGTCTTCCTGGGTCTGAAGAACAACGACTGCTGTGGCTGCTGTGGCAACGCGGAATGCGGCCAGCGATTCGCGGTGAGGCGCTGGCGGGATCGCCGGCGCGCGGCCGGCACCACACCACACATTCTCCCGCGGGCTCTCCGCCGCGCGGAGCTCTGCGGCCGTCTCGGCCAGAGACATGGATCTGAGCGAAGCCTTTGAAGCCAGGTGTCCTGCCAGCAGGACGGCCGCGGGACTCTGGCGTTACTGAGGGGCGGGTGCAGTCACGGCTCGCACACCGGACCCCCGGGATCGTCGGCTCACCGGCCGGATCCTCCGGCTGCTCCCGTTCTCACCCGACACCTGTAATTTACTCAGGAAATGGAAGAGCTGCACATACGTCCAGTTCTTACTCAGACACGTGATAAGAAGAAAATCCCCTTCTACTGATTTGCATGTAATGTTTTATGGTTTATACAAATTCAAAGGGGGGGGAGGGGTTTCAAATTCAAAACCTTTGTGAACAGCCTTTCCCAAACACTTTTTGgttaaatttataataataattgcttacacttatattctggacactcaaagcactttacaggtcatggggatccccctccaccaccaccagtgtgcagccccacctggatgatgctccagtcctctccccacacaccagctctcagtggggaggagagcagagtgatgaagcccgttcagagaggggggttattaggaggccatgactggtaaaggccagggggaaatctggccagggcACAGGggtgtaacacccctactcttttcgagaaacgggatttttaatggccacggggagtcaggacctcggttttacacctcatccgaaggacgactCCCCTTTTTTACGGTATTAATTGCTCTGGAGTCACTCTTCACAAATCGAGAATCCAGTCGCTAAATACTGTCTTTGCTCAGACATTGTTCGTAAGGGCATCAGGTATGAGAAACGTTTCACGCTGATTCTAATACCCTTTCTTTTGCAGATGTTTACGTCCATCATATTTGCAGGAATTGGAGTCCTGGGAGCTGGTTATTCCTTCATAATATCTTCTGTGGCTATTAATCGAGGTCCCAAGTGCTTACACAACGGGAACTGGAGTTACCCTTTTGAAAACGGGTAAGGGAGACGAGTTTTCGGGCTCGAGACAGTTAACTTGAGCGACAAGAGCGAagtttttcagtcatgtgaagTAATTATCCGAAAGCACAACTCACACACGCCCTGATCCCACGTTCTTTCTGTATTACCTTGGCTTTTGTACGTGGTATCGTACATCCTTTTGACCAAACCGTTTTAAACTCAAAATGTTCCACAACACGCACAGGGCACAGTGTTAAAGAAAACCAGCAGTGAGGCACTGTAGCTTCATTAGCACCATCTTTAATCCACATGGACCTTCAACCCCGGTCTTATAGTGTGTCCCGTCCCTGTTCCGAGCGTTATGGATTGATTTTAGTTCACTAGGAACACCAAAATAAATTGCCACACAGCTG
This genomic interval carries:
- the tm4sf4 gene encoding transmembrane 4 L6 family member 4, whose protein sequence is MCSGSFAKCLGITLIPLAILCTLANILLFFPGGKTVENNNQISEEVWYFGGILGSGVLMIFPALVFLGLKNNDCCGCCGNAECGQRFAMFTSIIFAGIGVLGAGYSFIISSVAINRGPKCLHNGNWSYPFENGNYLSNNTLWGDCEKPADVVPWNLTLFSLLLIMSGVEIVLCAVQVVNGLIGTICGDCSCGCCGGDGPV